One Littorina saxatilis isolate snail1 linkage group LG12, US_GU_Lsax_2.0, whole genome shotgun sequence genomic region harbors:
- the LOC138981829 gene encoding UPF0489 protein C5orf22-like isoform X2, protein MSGVPIVHFDAHPDLLLPLHMQADDVFDREKLYSGLSIENWILPLVYAGHIGEIYWLKPPWADQIPDALHRTFSVGKWKQTGEIRMTLDDPYFLTEALYAPECQLTDVKSVTLHVITVTPHNWTEGDVSGNPGNSLRHTAGSSINNSECNSDCAQTGVLETPAPTEQLQLKHQGPSEAKRTKVDLESSESAVRVNNDKLTEVSENINDDALETDRAANYDKSAGETIQQGTDHSESEHTCNEDDKAKSTITASGDGSSCDKLLLNQRWVLELQENLQGKPFVLDIDLDFYSTKDPFRNECSSELTALLQQLFGFKLPTDTSQQGVMAFSEARRTQLDELDAVFQQLYHQPDCTPKVKDPCRQQLLHSLLALLQSDKHQSGPVDFEMLYRAGCTFDGTALPHHVSSPQQIQWLMDTTAAVLKSLPKPTIVTVSRSSVDDYCPQDQVDAIQDDMLRVFDEVYKVTEVKKLYKEQQ, encoded by the exons ATGTCGGGAGTTCCCATAGTGCACTTTGACGCTCACCCCGACCTCCTACTGCCTCTTCACATGCAGGCTGATGATGTGTTTGACAGGGAAAAGCTCTACAG TGGTTTAAGCATAGAGAACTGGATTTTGCCGCTGGTGTACGCTGGACACATCGGTGAGATCTACTGGCTGAAACCTCCCTGGGCTGACCAGATTCCTGATGCTTTGCACCGCACATTTTCTGTTGGAAAGTGGAAACAAACTGGGGAAATAAG GATGACGCTAGATGACCCTTACTTCCTCACAGAGGCCTTGTATGCACCAGAGTGTCAGCTGACAGACGTCAAGAGTGTGACACTGCATGTCATCACTGTCACTCCACACAACTGGACTGAGGGTGACGTTTCTGGTAACCCTGGCAATAGTCTCAGACACACTGCTGGATCTTCTATCAACAACTCTGAGTGTAATTCAGACTGCGCACAAACTGGAGTTCTGGAAACCCCTGCACCTACTGAACAGCTGCAGTTGAAGCATCAAGGGCCGTCAGAAGCAAAACGTACAAAAGTAGATTTAGAATCGTCAGAAAGTGCTGTGCGTGTGAACAATGACAAACTGACAGAGGTGTCAGAGAATATAAACGATGATGCTCTTGAGACTGACAGAGCTGCAAATTACGACAAAAGTGCTGGAGAAACCATTCAACAAGGTACAGATCATTCTGAATCTGAACACACATGCAACGAAGATGACAAGGCTAAAAGCACAATTACAGCCTCAGGGGATGGATCTAGCTGTGACAAGTTGCTTCTAAACCAGAGGTGGGTGTTAGAATTGCAAGAAAATCTTCAAGGAAAGCCCTTTGTTCTCGACATCGACCTGGACTTCTACTCCACCAAGGATCCGTTCCGGAACGAGTGTTCATCAGAACTGACGGCATTGCTGCAGCAATTGTTCGGGTTCAAGCTGCCGACAGACACATCTCAACAG GGCGTGATGGCGTTCAGTGAGGCGAGACGGACACAGCTGGATGAACTGGACGCAGTGTTTCAACAACTATACCACCAGCCGGACTGTACGCCTAAAGTTAAAGATCCATGCAG ACAGCAATTACTGCATAGTCTGCTTGCCCTGCTGCAATCAGACAAGCATCAATCAGGTCCAGTGGACTTCGAGATGCTGTACCGCGCGGGGTGTACGTTTGATGGAACAGCTCTACCACACCATGTGAGCTCTCCACAACAGATACAGTGGCTTATGGACACCACTGCAGCCGTTCTCAAGTCTCTGCCCAAACCCACGATTGTCACCGTGTCTAG GTCTAGTGTTGATGACTACTGCCCCCAGGACCAGGTTGACGCCATTCAGGATGACATGCTGAGGGTCTTCGATGAGGTATACAAGGTGACCGAGGTCAAGAAACTGTACAAGGAACAGCAGTAA
- the LOC138981828 gene encoding uncharacterized protein isoform X3, with translation MLGWKIQCDPEPLIGHANQSTPGSSKRGLPCLSYACLHWIPVWPLPRVNPTPSPPLFSNFDSFVADRTSLTVNMPPKIGKHTKAGALNKEQVAERVKEIQMRQKNWLRQRDYHINNGYESSSDQIHVSSSTAQPAKTIPKDAYKATPKGSGTGGADILKIHHKSSQDVSSQVSDKLNVKVKHGFGAWLQSRKTAEDTEQNEVNGTHHGEEEAIEHSNARELSEEHSTLSTTSHKTSNRSYPLTPAEFDTLADSIASRVKQDLGIRNGQADSTGRNPERREIGGESLPRGKTFVQDETDAVRNSIKMNSNGGGDDGDENGAVDVSSHRCAFCSSLMAMAQHAPTLLVPCGHTVCKVCATSHNNCRLCGTKVASLTTNIMLQQIINEFNRKKGGQASHHSRVDATWEGLEEVHAASLPKTTAIQREVNYTSQLQNLHDRQSALEEEANSRRREKDRVTNKVKRAEQQLNAILREESGMMEQLRQMEEKLRDLRHHKEEYSGEVRQLQEDQRTASEQVTQVERTVKSLGEEIDKENDLYHKHAHPNLGAVPC, from the exons atgCTGGGCTGGAAAATTCAATGTGATCCGGAACCGCTCATAGGGCATGCAAACCAGAGCACTCCAGGTTCGAGTAAGCGTGGTCTCCCCTGCCTAAGTTACGCCTGTTTACATTGGATTCCAGTATGGCCGCTTCCTCGAGTTAACCCCACGCCTTCCCCTCCGCTATTTTCTAATTTTGATTCTTTTGTGGCTGACAGGACCAGTCTGACTGTCAATATGCcacccaaaataggaaaacatACCAAGGCAGGTGCACTGAATAAAGAGCAAGTCGCCGAAAGG GTGAAGGAGATCCAAATGAGGCAGAAGAACTGGCTCAGACAGAGGGACTATCATATAAACAATGGCTATGAATCTTCTTCAGATCAGATACATGTTTCTTCCAGCACTGCACAACCTGCCAAGACAA TACCAAAAGATGCATACAAAGCCACGCCCAAAGGATCCGGGACTGGCGGTGCGGACATTCTAAAAATTCACCACAAATCCTCTCAGGATGTTTCCTCACAAGTGTCTGACAAACTCAACGTTAAAGTCAAACATGGTTTTGGTGCTTGGCTGCAGTCACGGAAAACTGCAGAAGATACCGAACAAAATGAAGTAAATGGAACTCACCATGGAGAGGAAGAGGCGATAGAACACAGTAACGCTAGGGAGCTGAGCGAAGAGCATTCCACTCTTTCTACCACGTCACACAAGACTTCTAACAGAAGCTACCCGCTGACACCGGCAGAGTTTGACACTTTAGCTGACAGCATAGCGTCAAGAGTGAAGCAAGACTTGGGCATAAGGAATGGTCAAGCAGACAGTACAGGTAGAAATCCTGAGAGGAGAGAGATTGGAGGCGAAAGTCTGCCAAGAGGGAAGACATTTGTGCAGGATGAGACGGATGCAGTGAGAAATTCCATCAAGATGAACAGTAATGGTGGTGGCGACGATGGTGATGAAAATGGTGCTGTGGATGTCAGCAGTCATCGCTGTGCCTTCTGTTCATCTCTCATG GCAATGGCTCAACATGCGCCGACTCTCCTGGTTCCTTGCGGTCATACGGTGTGCAAAGTGTGCGCCACATCACACAATAATTGCCGTTTATGCGGCACCAAGGTGGCGTCCCTCACAACAAACATCATGCTCCAGCAAATCATCAACGAGTTCAATCGCAAGAAGGGAGGGCAGGCGTCTCATCACTCGAGGGTGGATGCAACGTGGGAGGGGCTGGAGGAGGTACATGCTGCATCGCTGCCAAAAACTACCGCCATTCAGCGTGAGG TCAACTACACCTCCCAGCTGCAGAATCTGCATGACAGACAGTCCGCTCTGGAGGAGGAGGCAAACTCACGCCGGCGAGAAAAAGACAGAGTCACCAACAAAGTCAAACGGGCTGAACAGCAGCTGAACGCTATCCTGAGGGAGGAGAGTGGAATGATGGAACAGCTCAGACAGATGGAAGAAAAGCTGAGAGATCTACGCCATCACAAGGAGGAATATAGTGGGGAGGTCAGACAGCTACAGGAAGACCAAAGAACAGCCTCTGAACAGGTTACGCAAGTTGAACGCACAGTCAAGTCGCTTGGGGAGGAAATAGACAAG gAGAATGACCTCTACCATAAGCATGCACATCCTAATTTAG gtGCAGTTCCTTGCTGA
- the LOC138981828 gene encoding uncharacterized protein isoform X1 codes for MLGWKIQCDPEPLIGHANQSTPGSSKRGLPCLSYACLHWIPVWPLPRVNPTPSPPLFSNFDSFVADRTSLTVNMPPKIGKHTKAGALNKEQVAERVKEIQMRQKNWLRQRDYHINNGYESSSDQIHVSSSTAQPAKTIPKDAYKATPKGSGTGGADILKIHHKSSQDVSSQVSDKLNVKVKHGFGAWLQSRKTAEDTEQNEVNGTHHGEEEAIEHSNARELSEEHSTLSTTSHKTSNRSYPLTPAEFDTLADSIASRVKQDLGIRNGQADSTGRNPERREIGGESLPRGKTFVQDETDAVRNSIKMNSNGGGDDGDENGAVDVSSHRCAFCSSLMAMAQHAPTLLVPCGHTVCKVCATSHNNCRLCGTKVASLTTNIMLQQIINEFNRKKGGQASHHSRVDATWEGLEEVHAASLPKTTAIQREVNYTSQLQNLHDRQSALEEEANSRRREKDRVTNKVKRAEQQLNAILREESGMMEQLRQMEEKLRDLRHHKEEYSGEVRQLQEDQRTASEQVTQVERTVKSLGEEIDKVQFLAEGQKDVYTKQRIHRR; via the exons atgCTGGGCTGGAAAATTCAATGTGATCCGGAACCGCTCATAGGGCATGCAAACCAGAGCACTCCAGGTTCGAGTAAGCGTGGTCTCCCCTGCCTAAGTTACGCCTGTTTACATTGGATTCCAGTATGGCCGCTTCCTCGAGTTAACCCCACGCCTTCCCCTCCGCTATTTTCTAATTTTGATTCTTTTGTGGCTGACAGGACCAGTCTGACTGTCAATATGCcacccaaaataggaaaacatACCAAGGCAGGTGCACTGAATAAAGAGCAAGTCGCCGAAAGG GTGAAGGAGATCCAAATGAGGCAGAAGAACTGGCTCAGACAGAGGGACTATCATATAAACAATGGCTATGAATCTTCTTCAGATCAGATACATGTTTCTTCCAGCACTGCACAACCTGCCAAGACAA TACCAAAAGATGCATACAAAGCCACGCCCAAAGGATCCGGGACTGGCGGTGCGGACATTCTAAAAATTCACCACAAATCCTCTCAGGATGTTTCCTCACAAGTGTCTGACAAACTCAACGTTAAAGTCAAACATGGTTTTGGTGCTTGGCTGCAGTCACGGAAAACTGCAGAAGATACCGAACAAAATGAAGTAAATGGAACTCACCATGGAGAGGAAGAGGCGATAGAACACAGTAACGCTAGGGAGCTGAGCGAAGAGCATTCCACTCTTTCTACCACGTCACACAAGACTTCTAACAGAAGCTACCCGCTGACACCGGCAGAGTTTGACACTTTAGCTGACAGCATAGCGTCAAGAGTGAAGCAAGACTTGGGCATAAGGAATGGTCAAGCAGACAGTACAGGTAGAAATCCTGAGAGGAGAGAGATTGGAGGCGAAAGTCTGCCAAGAGGGAAGACATTTGTGCAGGATGAGACGGATGCAGTGAGAAATTCCATCAAGATGAACAGTAATGGTGGTGGCGACGATGGTGATGAAAATGGTGCTGTGGATGTCAGCAGTCATCGCTGTGCCTTCTGTTCATCTCTCATG GCAATGGCTCAACATGCGCCGACTCTCCTGGTTCCTTGCGGTCATACGGTGTGCAAAGTGTGCGCCACATCACACAATAATTGCCGTTTATGCGGCACCAAGGTGGCGTCCCTCACAACAAACATCATGCTCCAGCAAATCATCAACGAGTTCAATCGCAAGAAGGGAGGGCAGGCGTCTCATCACTCGAGGGTGGATGCAACGTGGGAGGGGCTGGAGGAGGTACATGCTGCATCGCTGCCAAAAACTACCGCCATTCAGCGTGAGG TCAACTACACCTCCCAGCTGCAGAATCTGCATGACAGACAGTCCGCTCTGGAGGAGGAGGCAAACTCACGCCGGCGAGAAAAAGACAGAGTCACCAACAAAGTCAAACGGGCTGAACAGCAGCTGAACGCTATCCTGAGGGAGGAGAGTGGAATGATGGAACAGCTCAGACAGATGGAAGAAAAGCTGAGAGATCTACGCCATCACAAGGAGGAATATAGTGGGGAGGTCAGACAGCTACAGGAAGACCAAAGAACAGCCTCTGAACAGGTTACGCAAGTTGAACGCACAGTCAAGTCGCTTGGGGAGGAAATAGACAAG gtGCAGTTCCTTGCTGAAGGGCAGAAAGACGTGTACACCAAGCAAAGAATTCATCGCAGATGA
- the LOC138981830 gene encoding uncharacterized protein: MWSALSAMGNSVAKAAALDFGVQWGCWAIAAALKTEKFYDLAGSGTFFALALQSLRWGGTYHTRQKVQTGMVMAWAARLGTYLFSRILHDGADRRFNNVRNRPGIFFIYWTLQGVWIFSTLLPTLLLNNKKKDRPLTTRDYVGWGMWSLGFIFEVVADYQKSRFKANPENAGRFINEGLWSISRHPNYFGEILMWSGLYVSASSVLKGWEHISVISPLFLSHLLINVSGIPMLEAYGLKKWGADPAYQEYVRNTAKLVPFFW, encoded by the exons ATGTGGTCAGCCTTGTCAGCCATGGGGAACTCCGTGGCCAAAGCAGCGGCGCTCGATTTCGGCGTCCAGTGGGGTTGCTGGGCCATTGCTGCAGCGCTGAAGACAGAGAAGTTCTATGATCTAGCAG GGTCCGGCACGTTCTTTGCCCTAGCTCTGCAGTCACTGCGATGGGGTGGGACGTACCACACGCGACAGAAAGTGCAGACGGGCATGGTCATGGCATGGGCAGCAAG GCTTGGAACGTACCTGTTCAGCCGCATTCTTCACGATGGAGCAGACAGACGGTTCAACAACGTGCGCAACAGGCCTGGCATCTTCTTCATATACTGGACGTTGCAAG GTGTGTGGATCTTTTCAACCCTCCTCCCCACGTTGCTActgaacaacaagaagaaagatCGACCACTGACGACGCGTGACTACGTGGGCTGGGGGATGTGGAGTTTGGGATTCATCTTTGAAGTTGTGGCCGACTACCAGAAGTCTCGCTTCAAGGCTAACCCTGAAAATGCT GGCCGGTTCATCAACGAAGGGCTGTGGAGCATCAGTCGACATCCAAACTACTTTGGCGAGATCCTCATGTGGAGCGGCCTCTACGTCTCAGCATCGTCGGTCCTGAAGGGCTGGGAGCATATCAGCGTCATCTCGCCGCTCTTCCTGTCCCACCTGCTGATCAACGTTAGCGGCATCCCCATGTTGGAGGCCTATGGACTGAAAAAATGGGGTGCTGACCCCGCGTACCAGGAGTATGTGCGTAACACTGCAAAACTTGTGCCCTTCTTTTGGTGA
- the LOC138981828 gene encoding uncharacterized protein isoform X2 codes for MLGWKIQCDPEPLIGHANQSTPGSSKRGLPCLSYACLHWIPVWPLPRVNPTPSPPLFSNFDSFVADRTSLTVNMPPKIGKHTKAGALNKEQVAERVKEIQMRQKNWLRQRDYHINNGYESSSDQIHVSSSTAQPAKTIPKDAYKATPKGSGTGGADILKIHHKSSQDVSSQVSDKLNVKVKHGFGAWLQSRKTAEDTEQNEVNGTHHGEEEAIEHSNARELSEEHSTLSTTSHKTSNRSYPLTPAEFDTLADSIASRVKQDLGIRNGQADSTGRNPERREIGGESLPRGKTFVQDETDAVRNSIKMNSNGGGDDGDENGAVDVSSHRCAFCSSLMAMAQHAPTLLVPCGHTVCKVCATSHNNCRLCGTKVASLTTNIMLQQIINEFNRKKGGQASHHSRVDATWEGLEEVHAASLPKTTAIQLNYTSQLQNLHDRQSALEEEANSRRREKDRVTNKVKRAEQQLNAILREESGMMEQLRQMEEKLRDLRHHKEEYSGEVRQLQEDQRTASEQVTQVERTVKSLGEEIDKVQFLAEGQKDVYTKQRIHRR; via the exons atgCTGGGCTGGAAAATTCAATGTGATCCGGAACCGCTCATAGGGCATGCAAACCAGAGCACTCCAGGTTCGAGTAAGCGTGGTCTCCCCTGCCTAAGTTACGCCTGTTTACATTGGATTCCAGTATGGCCGCTTCCTCGAGTTAACCCCACGCCTTCCCCTCCGCTATTTTCTAATTTTGATTCTTTTGTGGCTGACAGGACCAGTCTGACTGTCAATATGCcacccaaaataggaaaacatACCAAGGCAGGTGCACTGAATAAAGAGCAAGTCGCCGAAAGG GTGAAGGAGATCCAAATGAGGCAGAAGAACTGGCTCAGACAGAGGGACTATCATATAAACAATGGCTATGAATCTTCTTCAGATCAGATACATGTTTCTTCCAGCACTGCACAACCTGCCAAGACAA TACCAAAAGATGCATACAAAGCCACGCCCAAAGGATCCGGGACTGGCGGTGCGGACATTCTAAAAATTCACCACAAATCCTCTCAGGATGTTTCCTCACAAGTGTCTGACAAACTCAACGTTAAAGTCAAACATGGTTTTGGTGCTTGGCTGCAGTCACGGAAAACTGCAGAAGATACCGAACAAAATGAAGTAAATGGAACTCACCATGGAGAGGAAGAGGCGATAGAACACAGTAACGCTAGGGAGCTGAGCGAAGAGCATTCCACTCTTTCTACCACGTCACACAAGACTTCTAACAGAAGCTACCCGCTGACACCGGCAGAGTTTGACACTTTAGCTGACAGCATAGCGTCAAGAGTGAAGCAAGACTTGGGCATAAGGAATGGTCAAGCAGACAGTACAGGTAGAAATCCTGAGAGGAGAGAGATTGGAGGCGAAAGTCTGCCAAGAGGGAAGACATTTGTGCAGGATGAGACGGATGCAGTGAGAAATTCCATCAAGATGAACAGTAATGGTGGTGGCGACGATGGTGATGAAAATGGTGCTGTGGATGTCAGCAGTCATCGCTGTGCCTTCTGTTCATCTCTCATG GCAATGGCTCAACATGCGCCGACTCTCCTGGTTCCTTGCGGTCATACGGTGTGCAAAGTGTGCGCCACATCACACAATAATTGCCGTTTATGCGGCACCAAGGTGGCGTCCCTCACAACAAACATCATGCTCCAGCAAATCATCAACGAGTTCAATCGCAAGAAGGGAGGGCAGGCGTCTCATCACTCGAGGGTGGATGCAACGTGGGAGGGGCTGGAGGAGGTACATGCTGCATCGCTGCCAAAAACTACCGCCATTCAGC TCAACTACACCTCCCAGCTGCAGAATCTGCATGACAGACAGTCCGCTCTGGAGGAGGAGGCAAACTCACGCCGGCGAGAAAAAGACAGAGTCACCAACAAAGTCAAACGGGCTGAACAGCAGCTGAACGCTATCCTGAGGGAGGAGAGTGGAATGATGGAACAGCTCAGACAGATGGAAGAAAAGCTGAGAGATCTACGCCATCACAAGGAGGAATATAGTGGGGAGGTCAGACAGCTACAGGAAGACCAAAGAACAGCCTCTGAACAGGTTACGCAAGTTGAACGCACAGTCAAGTCGCTTGGGGAGGAAATAGACAAG gtGCAGTTCCTTGCTGAAGGGCAGAAAGACGTGTACACCAAGCAAAGAATTCATCGCAGATGA
- the LOC138981829 gene encoding UPF0489 protein C5orf22-like isoform X1: MAAAAKPPTRQFKRLPVFIEEDHNDVVPHIHRAIATRHLPMSGVPIVHFDAHPDLLLPLHMQADDVFDREKLYSGLSIENWILPLVYAGHIGEIYWLKPPWADQIPDALHRTFSVGKWKQTGEIRMTLDDPYFLTEALYAPECQLTDVKSVTLHVITVTPHNWTEGDVSGNPGNSLRHTAGSSINNSECNSDCAQTGVLETPAPTEQLQLKHQGPSEAKRTKVDLESSESAVRVNNDKLTEVSENINDDALETDRAANYDKSAGETIQQGTDHSESEHTCNEDDKAKSTITASGDGSSCDKLLLNQRWVLELQENLQGKPFVLDIDLDFYSTKDPFRNECSSELTALLQQLFGFKLPTDTSQQGVMAFSEARRTQLDELDAVFQQLYHQPDCTPKVKDPCRQQLLHSLLALLQSDKHQSGPVDFEMLYRAGCTFDGTALPHHVSSPQQIQWLMDTTAAVLKSLPKPTIVTVSRSSVDDYCPQDQVDAIQDDMLRVFDEVYKVTEVKKLYKEQQ, encoded by the exons ATGGCAGCAGCAGCCAAACCGCCAACACGACAGTTCAAAAGGCTGCCGGTCTTCATCGAGGAAGACCATAATGAT GTGGTGCCACACATCCACCGTGCCATCGCAACTCGCCACCTGCCTATGTCGGGAGTTCCCATAGTGCACTTTGACGCTCACCCCGACCTCCTACTGCCTCTTCACATGCAGGCTGATGATGTGTTTGACAGGGAAAAGCTCTACAG TGGTTTAAGCATAGAGAACTGGATTTTGCCGCTGGTGTACGCTGGACACATCGGTGAGATCTACTGGCTGAAACCTCCCTGGGCTGACCAGATTCCTGATGCTTTGCACCGCACATTTTCTGTTGGAAAGTGGAAACAAACTGGGGAAATAAG GATGACGCTAGATGACCCTTACTTCCTCACAGAGGCCTTGTATGCACCAGAGTGTCAGCTGACAGACGTCAAGAGTGTGACACTGCATGTCATCACTGTCACTCCACACAACTGGACTGAGGGTGACGTTTCTGGTAACCCTGGCAATAGTCTCAGACACACTGCTGGATCTTCTATCAACAACTCTGAGTGTAATTCAGACTGCGCACAAACTGGAGTTCTGGAAACCCCTGCACCTACTGAACAGCTGCAGTTGAAGCATCAAGGGCCGTCAGAAGCAAAACGTACAAAAGTAGATTTAGAATCGTCAGAAAGTGCTGTGCGTGTGAACAATGACAAACTGACAGAGGTGTCAGAGAATATAAACGATGATGCTCTTGAGACTGACAGAGCTGCAAATTACGACAAAAGTGCTGGAGAAACCATTCAACAAGGTACAGATCATTCTGAATCTGAACACACATGCAACGAAGATGACAAGGCTAAAAGCACAATTACAGCCTCAGGGGATGGATCTAGCTGTGACAAGTTGCTTCTAAACCAGAGGTGGGTGTTAGAATTGCAAGAAAATCTTCAAGGAAAGCCCTTTGTTCTCGACATCGACCTGGACTTCTACTCCACCAAGGATCCGTTCCGGAACGAGTGTTCATCAGAACTGACGGCATTGCTGCAGCAATTGTTCGGGTTCAAGCTGCCGACAGACACATCTCAACAG GGCGTGATGGCGTTCAGTGAGGCGAGACGGACACAGCTGGATGAACTGGACGCAGTGTTTCAACAACTATACCACCAGCCGGACTGTACGCCTAAAGTTAAAGATCCATGCAG ACAGCAATTACTGCATAGTCTGCTTGCCCTGCTGCAATCAGACAAGCATCAATCAGGTCCAGTGGACTTCGAGATGCTGTACCGCGCGGGGTGTACGTTTGATGGAACAGCTCTACCACACCATGTGAGCTCTCCACAACAGATACAGTGGCTTATGGACACCACTGCAGCCGTTCTCAAGTCTCTGCCCAAACCCACGATTGTCACCGTGTCTAG GTCTAGTGTTGATGACTACTGCCCCCAGGACCAGGTTGACGCCATTCAGGATGACATGCTGAGGGTCTTCGATGAGGTATACAAGGTGACCGAGGTCAAGAAACTGTACAAGGAACAGCAGTAA